The Festucalex cinctus isolate MCC-2025b chromosome 12, RoL_Fcin_1.0, whole genome shotgun sequence genome segment ATTGGTCAGCACATAGCACGGCTATTAAAACATTGGTTGACGTTGAGGGTTTCAGTCCAATAACTAGGTGGCCAAATCCATAAGGTTAAAAAGgaggacatatatatttttttaaattaagtgttccctcgctataacgcagtTCACTTTTCACGGCTTTGCTGTTTTttcgcgttttttttgtttgtttttacagtaatgtacctattttataaaacgtATTAAAGTTTGAACATTAAGAATGTTTGAACGagtgaaatgtgagaaaatgtaaatgcctcggtgagaaaaagtgtataaactgtgtggtgaggggtttaagagccttaaaacatgtataataaatttaaaacaaagctaactacttcacggatttcgggtattttttggaaccaaaCCCttgcggaaaacgagggaacgcgTAGCGGCTGTACCACTGTATTTTCAGCAACaaagttttgcatggtttatagatcatgtttgtgtaactaactggtaaaaaaatatatatatatatcaagaaaaagtcaaacttcttttgactatttatttagtttacagCACCATGTTCTTAAACCACTAAGCAGCACGTCATCACTTTAGCTGCTCTTCACGACCAATCGCCGGTAGAGAATTTATGAAATCCCGCCTACAaagaagattctgaccaatcgaCGAGCAAAACACTTCCTGACTCTGGTTTTAATTGATGCCAACGTCGTGTTTGTTTCTGAAGTGTAAGTCATGTATATTATgtgacaaaacacttttttgggGGCGAATAACACGGGCGCCACTTATCAGCAAGCtttaaagaaattaaaaagCTAACCCGCCCACCTGCAGTATGCGGTTGTCCTGCGTTCTCCTGTCAAAGGTACTGTACTTCGGAATAGTTGGTTCCCAGTTTGCTCATGTTAACAAATGTAAAGCAGACGCTACCCTGATGTTGCTTAGTCATGGACCAAAGAGTAGGTAGGAGGTGTGTGAGGAGCACATCCTATTGGCTGTGAGAGGACACGGCTGTGGCCAAATcggtagaacttttttttttttttttttaaagtgtgcaAACTTGACTGAGAAGCAATGTCTGAGCAAACCAAGGTGActtaaaagaaattaaaatgaTGATTTGGAGCGCTCGAGGTCTTTCCGATTTGTATTAACGCTATGTGTCATGTTGTTCTTGTCCAGCCTGTCCTCCATGGATACTTCAGAAGCTCTTGTTCATGGCGGGTGCGCATTGGTAAGTTATTCCTGAACCTTTCTCTACTTTGCTTCCATTTTCGATAAATTGTCCTAATCAGGGTCAAGGGTAAGCTGACTGAGTGAGAATTTGtgtccaccctggactggtcaccagccattcACAGAGAACACAATCATTCCCACTCACTGTCACGTCATTTAATTAACATGCATGCTTTTGGAAAGTGGAAACTTCAGAACTGGGAGGAAGGCCAGAACAAAGATTAGAAATACAAACCGCAGAATTGTGAGACTGGCATACTAACCACTATTGTTACTTCTCCACTTTTCAGTTATTTTATCATTTAGTGATATTTAACTCTTTGTGCATCAGCTTTCGCCCTGAAAGGTATGGAATATGACCAGGTGCCAGTCAATTTGATCAAAGGTGGAGGCCAGCAGGTACAGCTTACATGaacaattaaaaatagaaactcCAATGGACATTTTAGATAGCAAAATGTGTGTTACAGCTCACAGAGGAGTACAAGACTTTAAACCCAATGCAGCAAGTACCTGCAGTTGAAATGGATGGCATCACCCTTTCTCAGTCGGTGAGTACCCAAAAATATTCTTCatgacaaaaagtttttttttttttttttttttttttttaaatctctcagATGTGACATTTTATTCTGTTTGTCCCACAACAGCTGGCAATAATCCAGTACATTGATGAGACAAGAACAGGACCGCGCCTCCTACCGTTGGACCCCAAAAAAAGGGTCCAGGTTAGGATGATAAGTGACCTCATTGCCTCTGGGATACAACCTCTGCAGGTGAGCATTTATTAGCACAGTACTTAATATGGTTGATGTCACAGCACTGATAAAACTGCATCATCTGCCGGGTGCTTCAGAATCTCCACGTGATCCAAAAGATTGGCGCCGAGAAGGTGCCGTGGGCGCAACATTTCATTAATCGAGGTTTTGAAGGTCAGTAGATGACATCAGACCCCAGCAGCAAGACATTTTGAATATTAATCACATGCATATTTGCACTCATCCAGCTCTTGAGCCTCTGTTGAAGCAAACAGCTGGGAAATATTGTGTAGGCGATGAGGTAAGAACTTTCGACTAAACAGAATGATCATGAAGAGCACGACATTCTTTGACTGGAGTTCTCTTACCTTTTAGATATCCATGGCTGATATCTGTCTGGTTCCTCAAGTCTACAATGCAGAGAGgtacattttattcatttattttactgcGCCATGCTcctcaacaacaaaaacaaatctttcATAATGAAAACAGTTCCCAGGTGTAAGGCAAAGTGACCGACTCACCTGCATGAGACAGGTCTACACACCAAAAATTGTTGCGTGTAGACTGGGATTAACAACTGGGAATTGTTtacattgtgagaaaaaaaaaaaagcataatatcccttgaatgcaactttttcattttatattgtgCCCCAGCTGGTTTACGTTTCCTGTATCCTGCAGGTTTAACGTGGACATGAGCTTGTATCCAACTATCCAAAGGCTAAATCAAACCTTAGTGAAGATTGACGCTTTCCAAACAAGCCATCCGTCACGCCAACCAGACACGCCTGTTGAGCTGCGAGCGTAGGAGAAACGCTTCGCTGCCATACTTTGTGCAccttcaaataaaatactaaccaACATCATCAGTTTTTATGGCCATCGTTTGAAACGAGTGAACTCTGAGGAAAAACAGGCATTTATTAATATCATTATCGAACAACCAAGATCAACACTTTAGTGCTAAATATACACTGTCCATTTGACCACACGGTCTGTACTGTGCAAATGACTGATTTGCTATGCAAAGTGTGACATGTCATAGCTTGCAGGTTAAAGTATAATTATGTCTGTCAGAGGCTAAAAGTGGACTAGGCTGCAAATTATTGATAGAAGTAGGacatccttttgttttttttgcaaatattacATGAACATGTTTTGAAACTTTACTTGAGTCATCATTCATTATAATGGAATCTCTACTGTACACTTAACTGTGTCATTGTAGAAAGTTCCAGAGCAGTCTGAGCCACCGAACACGAGCAGTGTGCAGTGGACTTTGACGGATTCATCTTGCCGCTGTGTTTGAGAGTGCGCTGAAGTTGTTGACGAGGTTAAATCTATCATGCTGTGTCCAGCGCGGGGCTTCAAACTCAACTCAGACGACGCCACTGAACTCCACATGTTGGTGTCTGATGGGGAAGTGAAGCAATGGAtttatatttgaaaatgtttgtacagTGGAATTTCTGAAATTGAATGACACTAAATaaagttgaacaattttaaactTCAGTATTAAAATTATGCTTCCAATATGGTGGTACTCAAATGCTTACTGCACAAatctttacttttgtttttgtgacaagaaaattatgttaaaatgttaatacATTTAAGATTTTGATGATCAGATTATTTCTTGTGAGAAGtatattttccaaaaataacgTGGACGAGCAGCCTGGAATTTGTGTATTCAACTCAAGATTTCATTATgtttagatgaataaaattaatcAAAGAGTATTTACCAATATTGAAGACATGCACATCTCGCAAGGCTCCAATTGCGCTGCAGCCTCCACTCACTAAAATCCTGTTGTCTGAAACTGGGAGGGCAGCATGAAACCTGTCCATGTACacacaaaaatgatttttgactgctctagttttaatttttaagtttctttttttttttttttttttttttttaaatcttgcatgCACTTTCGTTGGAAATGCGCAAGATTGACCCAACTTTTCTGGTCTGGTCAGAAACTCTGGGCTCTTTATTCATATGGTACAGTTACTGGTAGCAGGAGTTATCAAGAATGACCTGATGCTCACAACAAGCGATGGAGAATGTTGTGAGAGATGCAAGCATATTCTCGACACTGACTGGTTGTCAACTtgaactatataaataaagaggaCTTGACAACGGTGGGAAATTATCTCCTTGTTTTGCTTGTATGCAAAGGACAAACCGCAGAAATCTTAAAAACATGTCACAGGCTATGTTATGCAAAAAAATCGTAGAAAATAGCACCTTTTAAATATAAGAATCTCAAAATGTGAAATAA includes the following:
- the gstz1 gene encoding maleylacetoacetate isomerase isoform X1; the encoded protein is MRLSCVLLSKPVLHGYFRSSCSWRVRIAFALKGMEYDQVPVNLIKGGGQQLTEEYKTLNPMQQVPAVEMDGITLSQSLAIIQYIDETRTGPRLLPLDPKKRVQVRMISDLIASGIQPLQNLHVIQKIGAEKVPWAQHFINRGFEALEPLLKQTAGKYCVGDEISMADICLVPQVYNAERFNVDMSLYPTIQRLNQTLVKIDAFQTSHPSRQPDTPVELRA
- the gstz1 gene encoding maleylacetoacetate isomerase isoform X2; this encodes MSEQTKPVLHGYFRSSCSWRVRIAFALKGMEYDQVPVNLIKGGGQQLTEEYKTLNPMQQVPAVEMDGITLSQSLAIIQYIDETRTGPRLLPLDPKKRVQVRMISDLIASGIQPLQNLHVIQKIGAEKVPWAQHFINRGFEALEPLLKQTAGKYCVGDEISMADICLVPQVYNAERFNVDMSLYPTIQRLNQTLVKIDAFQTSHPSRQPDTPVELRA
- the gstz1 gene encoding maleylacetoacetate isomerase isoform X3, coding for MEYDQVPVNLIKGGGQQLTEEYKTLNPMQQVPAVEMDGITLSQSLAIIQYIDETRTGPRLLPLDPKKRVQVRMISDLIASGIQPLQNLHVIQKIGAEKVPWAQHFINRGFEALEPLLKQTAGKYCVGDEISMADICLVPQVYNAERFNVDMSLYPTIQRLNQTLVKIDAFQTSHPSRQPDTPVELRA